A stretch of DNA from Patescibacteria group bacterium:
CTCCATTTTTCTCCATTTCCAAGACTACCGGCATCAGACGGCTCTCTATCTCATAAACCTCTTTTGAAAAAACTCCCCCTTTATACATCTCTTCAGTCTTCTTTAAAATACTCTCCTTGAGAGATACTGCTTTTTCTTCATTTTTCTTAACGTTATCAGGGTTATTCAAAGCAATTTCATTATTGTTATCTACCACTCCATTGAGTCGGGTCATTAGACTATTAAACCCAAGGTTGGCAAAAATATCTTTCACCTCTTTTTTCCTTTCTTCATCTTGAGAAATATCCTTAAACTCAGCCTCTTTTAAAGAAAACTCTATTGGCGCATCTTTTCTTATCGTCGCAAGCTCTTTAGAAAAAAGAGCATCTTCTTCATGTTCCTTTAACAAGTTTATAATCCTTGGTTTAAATCCTTTCTCTATGAATTCTTCCTCTCCTTTTTTTGTTTTTAATTTTTTATAAATATTTTCAATCTTGCCAAAATTTTCTATAAGAGCTGACGCTGTCTTAGCTCCAATACCAGGCACGCCTATTATATTATCAGACGGGTCTCCGGAGAGCCCTTTAAAATCTGGCAAGAATATTGGCAGAAAACCAAAGCGTTCTTTAACCGCCTTCTGATCGTAAATCATCGTATCGTTTATCCCCTTCTTGAGAGTGTAGACGACCACATCGCCATTTTTGACCAACTGCATCGTATCCATATCGCCCGAAGCAATAAATATTTTTATATCATCCTTATCTTTAAGTTTCTCAACAATCGTCCCCAAAATATCATCCGCTTCAAATCCCGGTTTCTCATAAATAGGGATATCGAAAGCTTTCATCAAGTCACGAGACCTATCTATCTGCCCGGCAAGCTCGCTGTCCATCTTCGGTCTTTTTCCCTTATATTCATCATAAGCGATATGACGGAAAGTCGGCTCCGGTAGATCGTAACAGGCAGCAATGTAGTCGGGTTTAAGCTCTCGGATAACTTTTATGACAAAAGCCGCTACTCCATACAAGGCGCCCGTCGGCTCGCCCGTCACCTGAGACTTAAAGTCAGGCAAGGCGTGGTATGCCCTGTGAAGGATGGCGTGGGCGTCCAATAGTACCAGAGTTTTCTTATCTTTTTTGTCTGAATTTTTCATAATTAGCTTTTAACTATTATATATTATATTATATAATCAGCATATTATCCGAAAAATGGATTCAACTTGAAAATTGTCGATTCTCTTTATTTTTGATATACTTTATACATATGGAACAAGAAAAAATACTAAACTTTTGAAAATGGTAAAATAAAAACATGGAAGAACAGGCAACAACAAGAGACGACTTGGCAGAAGAAAGGACTCATCTTGCAAACGAAAGAACACTCTTAGCATACTGGAGAACATCACTTGCATTTTTAGTTTCAGGAGCGTTTCTAATCAAATTCGTTCCTTCAATATATTTTATAATATTGGCCGTGGCTTCAGTATTATTTGGAATAGTATTATTTATTTATGGCAGCGCAAGGCATATTAAATATAAAAAGAAAATAAACAACAGTTAATCATGCATCCATGTCAACGTGGCAGGTTGACATTGGTAAATATTTTTATTACATTTTAATTTCCCTGGTATTCTCATCAATAAATTTAAAAAATATTTTTTGAGTATCTTTCGGCAATATCTCCTCCACCTTATCCGCCCATTCCACTAGGATTATATTTTTCGGATTATCTATTATCTCTTTCCAACCCAAATGAATAATCTCTCGGTTATCCTCAATTCTATAAGCGTCAATGTGGATAAGATGTTCAAATTGTTTTCTACGGACGTCGCACTTCCGTAGTTTGGGAATTTTATAAATCTTCTCTATTACAAAAGTGGGGCTGGAAACTTTCTCCTTCACCCCAAGAGTCTCGGCAAAAGCCTGAGTAAAGGTTGTCTTACCGGCACCCAAGTCACCTATAAGTCCAATCACTTTTGCCTTATCGCCGGACTCTTTCATAATCTCTTTTGCCAAGTCACTAGCAAGCGATTGCGTCTCCTTAAGATTAGTTGTTATTTTTTTCATTTCCTCTATTTTAACATTTTAGACGAGAAAAATCTCTCTGACTAACACTCACTCTCTCCACTGTCAACCTTGTTTAGCTACCGATAAAATGATACGAATAAAGAATGAAAAAGAAAGATGAAAATAAACTGACCATCAAAATTCCGAAAAAAATGCATGAAATCTCAGAACTTTCTTATGATGAAAATGACGATAATTTTTCTATAACCATAGTCTCTAAAAAAAATAAAATTAATCCGAGCGATCTAATCTTTAACGCGCCAATTGCCCTTCTGACCCAAAATAAAGAAAGAAGCAATCAGTTTGCCCAAGTCTTAGGCCGAGCGCTTGCAAGAACAAGAGAAAATAAATTATTTTTAAGCTCTTGGTCTTTTGTGTCGCTTGAAGATATTAGAAAATCTAAAGCAGAATCAAAATCAGCCAATTTTTTCAATCATATATTGGAAGAAATCATAAGAAATATCCCTCCTCAACCTATTGCTATAATATTCTGGCAAGATAAAAATGGCATATGGTGCATCATAAAACCAAACAGCCGAGATGATATATTTGAAAAAATGAAAGAAAAATCAAATTTTTCTTCTAAAGACAATTATTTAATCGCCGGACCTTATACAAATTTCTCTGAAGCGGAGCTGGAGATAAGAAAGGCTATAAAAGAAGTAATCCAATAATCCCTTAAACGGCTCACTCCTCAAGAGGAGTGAGCCGTTTAGCCCTGCCTGCCGGCAGGCAGGCGTTGAAGCAAATCTGTAATTAAGCTATCATATATAACAATGACTTTACCCAGTGACGACAACGAAGAAAAACTTAATAAATGGAGGGATAAAGAAGAAGAAGATTTAACCAAACTTTTAGCGGGGAAATATAATCTCCCTTATCTTGACCTTTCAACCGTAACTATAGACCTTGATTCACTTAAGATTATCCCTGAAAAAGAGTCTCGCGAAGCTAATATGGCCGTATTTCAAAGCGTAGGTAAAAAGCTCCAAGCGGCCATTCAAAGCCCGAATCCTGACAAAACAAAAGAAATATTAAAAAGCCTTGAAGATAAAGGTTATATCTTGACTGTATTTATGGTCTCTAAAAACAGTCTTGAGAAGGCTTGGGGTCGTTATAAAGAAGTGCCGAAATTTACAGAAGTAACAATCGGAGCTATTGATATCTCAGGCAATAAGCTTGAAGAATTAATGGAAAAAACCGATAACATAACTTCATTTAAAAAAACTATCATTGAAATAATAGAAACAAAAAAAGCCCATCAAGTTTCTGAAATTCTAGAAGTTATATTAGCCGGAGGGATAAAGATAGGAGCCTCTGACGTACACATTGAACCGGAAGAAGAAAATATAAGGTTAAGATTTCGTCTTGATGGAGTACTCCATGATATCGTGTTCTTTGAACATAAAATATACCAGCTTATTCTCTCAAGAATAAAACTTGTCTCCGGGCTAAAACTCAATATAAAAGACAGGGCTCAAGACGGCCGATTTTCTATCCATATAAAAGATACTGATATTGAAATAAGAACTTCAACAGTGCCCGGCGCTTATGGCGAATCCGTTGTAATGAGAATATTAAATCCTGATTCTATCAGCGTAACTTTTGAAGAGCTTGGCATAGAAAAAAGGCTCTTTGAAATACTTTCCAAAGAAATTAAAAAGCCAAACGGCATGATATTAACGACCGGACCGACAGGGTCAGGAAAAACGACCACGCTCTATGCTGTTTTAAAAAAGATTAAAACCCCCGAGATAAAAATAATCACACTTGAAGACCCTATTGAATACCACCTCCCGGGTATAACCCAAACTCAAACTGACGCAAAAAAAGGGTACGACTTCGCAAACGGACTAAGAGCAATCTTAAGACAAGACCCTGATGTGATAATGGTCGGTGAAATAAGAGACTTGGAGACGGCAAAAATCGCGATAAATGCGGCGCTTACTGGACACCTCGTCCTTTCAACCCTCCACACTAATAACGCCGCCGGCACAATACCGCGACTTATAGATCTTGGCGTAAATCCGAACACTATCGCTCCTGCCTTGAACGCTTCTCTTGCGCAAAGACTAGTCAGGAAACTTTGTGATTCTTGCAAAATGAAAACCGTTCCTACTAAAGAAGAAATGTCCTTAATATTGAAAATTATTGAATCTTTACCGGAAAGCACGGAAGAACCAAACATGGAAAATATAGAAATTTATAAAGCGGGAAACTGCGATAAATGCAGTAATACCGGATATAAAGGGAGAATCGGCATCTTTGAGGCTATACTGGTAGACGATGATGTAGAGAGGCTTATTTTAAAAAATCCAACCGAATCGGACATAAGAGAAGAAACTAAAAAACAAAAAATAATGACGATGTCTCAAGATGGAATACTTAAAGTCCTAAACGGAGAGACATCGCTTGATGAACTTGGCAGAGTTATTGAGCTTGAATATTAATGCGGAGTTACCCCGCCAAGAAACGGTAAACCCCGCCTTGGCGAGGTAAATAAGAAACCACTTAAATTTTCAGGCTGGAACTTCCAACATTCGTCAAAAGTTTAGGTTTTATTTTTAGTAATCCCCCAGCTTGCCCCGCCAAGGCGGGGAGCCAAAGTACCCTTTAAACAAAACCCGATAAAGCGCAAAGCTTTTGCCTGAAAATTTAAGTGGTTTCTTATTCAGTTCTCAATATTAAAGCTTAATCGCCAATAAAGGAAATTAAACATTGAATTATATTATATATCAGCAAAATATGGTAAAATACAATTAACCCCGATAAAATTCATGAACCTATATATAACCTAGCACATAACTATTATTATGTCAAGTAAGCAAAATGTACACCAAACTAATAAAAATACTGCCGAAAGAGGCTTTACTCTTATAGAATTATTGGCAGTAATTGCCATTATAGGAATATTAAGCTCTGCTATCTTTGCTTTCACTCTTAGCGCCAGAAGAAGCGCCAGCGATGCTAATGAAATAAGGGTTATACAAGAAGTTACGAAAGCGTTAGAACTATACTATCAAGACTATAGCACATACGACACGCTTCCCGTTGCGCCTAATTGCAATTCTGAAAGATGCGTTGATTGCTCCGAAAGCGATCCTTCAAATTTTTTCAATGAACTGCAAAACAAAGGATACTTTACTCAACAGCAGATTATGTATATATTTGGAGAATCGCCGTCAAACCCTAATAAAAAAGCGTGCTATATTTATAGCCCGGATGGGCAAAAATATAAAATCATGTCAATATTGTATGATTCTGGAAAAATGCAAAAAGACGGCGGGCTATCCAACAATAGATATGAAACAGGCAATGATTTAAGTTTTACAAACTGGGGGTTAACTTCCAGTTATGATGATTTATTTGAATAATTGATATAATAACTTTTTATACCAAACTATTAATGCAACAACTCACGTATGTCAAATCAAGAAGAAAGACAAATAAATAACGATAAATTTCTTGACGCAACATTAAGGCCTCAGAAGTGGCATGATTATATAGGACAAGAAAGAATAAAAAATAATCTTAAAATACTTATCACGGCCGCCAAAGAAAGGAATCATCCGCCGGAACATTTGCTTTTCTATGGTCCTGCCGGGCTAGGCAAAACAACTATCGCTAATTTAGTAGCCAAAGAGCTGGAAGCGCAAATCAAGATAACTTCCGGACCTGCCATTGAGAGGGTTGGTGATCTGGCATCAATACTCACAAACCTTTCCCCCGGGGATGTTCTCTTCATAGACGAGGTACATCGCTTGAATAAACTTATTGAAGAAGTGCTCTACTCTGCGATGGAAAACGGCTCGCTTGATATAATAATAGGCAAAGGGCCATCGGCTCGCACAATCCAACTGGAGCTCCCTCCTTTCACCCTTATTGCCGCTACCACAAGGATAGCGCTCCTCTCTTCTCCTCTTCGCTCAAGATTCTCCGGTGGAACATTCCGTCTTGATTTTTATTCTACTGATGAAATTAAAAAAATTATCCAACGCTCAGCCAAGATCCTTGATGTAGAGATAGAAGATGAAGCGGCTATTGAGATAGCAAAAAGAAGCAGATCTACCCCCAGGGCAGCTAATCATTTCCTAAAACGATGCCGGGACTTCGCTCAAGTAAATAGAAAATCTCTAAATATGGAATGTGTAAAAGAAGCATTATCACTTCTTGAAATAGATGATGTC
This window harbors:
- the tsaE gene encoding tRNA (adenosine(37)-N6)-threonylcarbamoyltransferase complex ATPase subunit type 1 TsaE; protein product: MKKITTNLKETQSLASDLAKEIMKESGDKAKVIGLIGDLGAGKTTFTQAFAETLGVKEKVSSPTFVIEKIYKIPKLRKCDVRRKQFEHLIHIDAYRIEDNREIIHLGWKEIIDNPKNIILVEWADKVEEILPKDTQKIFFKFIDENTREIKM
- the ruvB gene encoding Holliday junction branch migration DNA helicase RuvB; the protein is MSNQEERQINNDKFLDATLRPQKWHDYIGQERIKNNLKILITAAKERNHPPEHLLFYGPAGLGKTTIANLVAKELEAQIKITSGPAIERVGDLASILTNLSPGDVLFIDEVHRLNKLIEEVLYSAMENGSLDIIIGKGPSARTIQLELPPFTLIAATTRIALLSSPLRSRFSGGTFRLDFYSTDEIKKIIQRSAKILDVEIEDEAAIEIAKRSRSTPRAANHFLKRCRDFAQVNRKSLNMECVKEALSLLEIDDVGLSQADRELLETIITKFAGGPVGLNTIASAISEEEATIEDVYEPYLIQLGFLERTSRGRVATPHAYLHLGIKLPEDEQQKLL
- a CDS encoding type II secretion system GspH family protein, whose protein sequence is MSSKQNVHQTNKNTAERGFTLIELLAVIAIIGILSSAIFAFTLSARRSASDANEIRVIQEVTKALELYYQDYSTYDTLPVAPNCNSERCVDCSESDPSNFFNELQNKGYFTQQQIMYIFGESPSNPNKKACYIYSPDGQKYKIMSILYDSGKMQKDGGLSNNRYETGNDLSFTNWGLTSSYDDLFE
- a CDS encoding GspE/PulE family protein, encoding MTLPSDDNEEKLNKWRDKEEEDLTKLLAGKYNLPYLDLSTVTIDLDSLKIIPEKESREANMAVFQSVGKKLQAAIQSPNPDKTKEILKSLEDKGYILTVFMVSKNSLEKAWGRYKEVPKFTEVTIGAIDISGNKLEELMEKTDNITSFKKTIIEIIETKKAHQVSEILEVILAGGIKIGASDVHIEPEEENIRLRFRLDGVLHDIVFFEHKIYQLILSRIKLVSGLKLNIKDRAQDGRFSIHIKDTDIEIRTSTVPGAYGESVVMRILNPDSISVTFEELGIEKRLFEILSKEIKKPNGMILTTGPTGSGKTTTLYAVLKKIKTPEIKIITLEDPIEYHLPGITQTQTDAKKGYDFANGLRAILRQDPDVIMVGEIRDLETAKIAINAALTGHLVLSTLHTNNAAGTIPRLIDLGVNPNTIAPALNASLAQRLVRKLCDSCKMKTVPTKEEMSLILKIIESLPESTEEPNMENIEIYKAGNCDKCSNTGYKGRIGIFEAILVDDDVERLILKNPTESDIREETKKQKIMTMSQDGILKVLNGETSLDELGRVIELEY
- a CDS encoding DUF202 domain-containing protein; translated protein: MEEQATTRDDLAEERTHLANERTLLAYWRTSLAFLVSGAFLIKFVPSIYFIILAVASVLFGIVLFIYGSARHIKYKKKINNS